From a region of the ANME-2 cluster archaeon genome:
- a CDS encoding immune inhibitor A has product MNNYPDQIDLWMIKEVDLSDVTSANLTFWTWYSMETDWDYGYVGVSTDGGNTWTYLPGTLTTNTNPNGNNLGNGITGNSNNNWSLENMDLTLYTGNTILLGFRFKSDTAVNDEGWYIDDIQVTSGTILLFSDDAETSAEIKILSVNVTYPHLTLINRTDPITEVTTLQYDQHTRQVILQEDIGHPGLYSGYFFYDPFAEQYSGNYTIILDTSINNTPVMATTQFQTTIFGCQNCHNKKLSGSETSFIHSEGGGMQSCMYTCHSGSRGFLYPGSSPFFGPPLAANPLHVHEMQYGHSGGFLDGAWYVQPPYSISSHVTTTTCIQCHTPFIHDNDGTDTAQIASYTLYGINISFSSGTHKNLTCEFCHGDLNYPEIPPGQYQLDGTLGDYNPTFTSSESFTDTYIVDVAGTENLTLTVTGYASTKVVEVYIIGPVDNMTSGLQGPCGSNPCDIIQNLTSPINVNIIDPANGTWIIKLFHLQEGVIDYSLSSTYPIEKKPIIKIPECNVCHNSESTNDAYTEYQIPDWNPGFAHTDTNNDGTLDVQCRMCHNAMHDIIVRDCQSCHTVTPSNHPALDPEFTYYPASECLSCHGDPHNVTGGGGPDCIACHDIGKGAIHLVDVTVINSGIHGIVNNRTSNPNEACWGCHQTNGTEPSGMGDRYNTPYICIDCHLENSTDAGIYSAPIVAEHFKNGQDIRVVTEAANNISSCLACHQNISEMILSNNDAENGTFDTDGNGISGGPTNPYHYGKIRVDMRLTNETNCSYCHQNTSEFDQVFDDLSLTDITHDGDKNCYTCHREQGNTDGKIHDASLLGGGGGACVECHNYGGSGPVVDITDIGGHLNLNTSVGGDNNLTSEDCMTCHFNNAHSGTNVSNTYYCTDCHVGIINPYNSTIQFTDKQHGKASCVDCHVADGIYHQDNPRGSVANSTYVNRYNAGSSTVTNCADCHYASNLDDAPFNAPGAGEHVLTKADGTSGACANPSCHA; this is encoded by the coding sequence TTGAATAATTATCCAGACCAGATTGACCTCTGGATGATAAAGGAAGTTGACCTTTCAGACGTTACTTCTGCAAATCTAACCTTTTGGACATGGTATTCCATGGAAACAGATTGGGACTATGGATATGTTGGTGTATCGACTGATGGAGGAAATACCTGGACATATCTCCCAGGAACCTTAACAACTAATACAAATCCCAATGGAAATAATCTTGGTAATGGAATCACCGGTAACAGTAACAATAATTGGTCACTTGAGAACATGGACCTTACACTATACACGGGAAATACAATACTTCTTGGGTTTAGATTCAAGTCTGATACTGCTGTCAACGATGAAGGCTGGTATATTGACGACATCCAGGTCACATCAGGCACGATACTTCTTTTCAGTGATGATGCAGAGACTTCTGCTGAGATAAAAATCCTGAGTGTTAATGTAACGTATCCTCATCTTACATTAATAAATCGCACTGACCCAATCACAGAAGTTACAACTTTGCAATATGACCAGCATACAAGACAGGTAATACTTCAGGAAGATATAGGTCATCCCGGACTCTATTCAGGATACTTTTTCTATGACCCTTTTGCTGAGCAATATTCGGGCAATTACACAATTATCCTTGACACTTCAATAAATAATACTCCTGTAATGGCTACCACTCAATTCCAGACCACGATATTTGGGTGCCAGAACTGCCATAATAAGAAATTAAGTGGTAGTGAGACCAGTTTTATCCACAGCGAAGGTGGTGGCATGCAATCCTGTATGTATACCTGCCATAGCGGTTCGCGTGGATTCCTTTACCCTGGAAGTTCACCATTCTTTGGTCCCCCACTTGCTGCAAATCCCTTACACGTTCACGAAATGCAATATGGGCATAGTGGGGGATTCCTTGATGGGGCCTGGTATGTACAACCACCATATAGCATATCGTCCCATGTAACCACGACAACATGTATACAATGCCATACACCATTCATTCATGATAATGACGGGACTGATACAGCACAGATCGCTAGCTATACCCTTTATGGTATTAATATCAGTTTCTCATCGGGGACACACAAGAACCTGACCTGCGAATTCTGCCATGGTGATCTGAATTATCCTGAAATACCTCCGGGCCAATATCAATTAGATGGGACTCTTGGTGATTATAATCCTACTTTTACATCAAGCGAGTCTTTTACTGATACGTATATTGTAGATGTGGCCGGGACTGAAAATTTGACCCTAACGGTCACTGGGTATGCGAGCACAAAAGTAGTTGAAGTATATATTATCGGTCCGGTAGATAATATGACATCAGGACTGCAAGGGCCTTGTGGCAGCAATCCATGCGATATAATCCAAAACCTCACATCTCCAATCAATGTGAATATTATTGATCCAGCCAATGGAACATGGATAATAAAGTTATTCCATCTGCAGGAAGGAGTTATAGATTATTCTTTATCAAGTACTTATCCCATTGAAAAAAAGCCAATAATCAAAATACCGGAATGCAATGTTTGTCATAATTCAGAAAGTACAAATGATGCATATACCGAATATCAAATCCCTGATTGGAACCCGGGCTTTGCACATACTGATACCAACAATGATGGTACTTTGGATGTTCAATGCAGGATGTGTCATAATGCAATGCATGATATTATAGTAAGAGATTGTCAGAGCTGTCATACAGTGACCCCCTCCAATCATCCTGCACTTGATCCTGAGTTCACATATTATCCTGCAAGTGAGTGCTTATCTTGCCATGGTGATCCTCATAACGTAACAGGTGGTGGAGGACCAGATTGTATCGCCTGTCATGATATAGGAAAAGGTGCGATACACCTGGTTGATGTTACAGTAATTAATTCAGGCATTCATGGTATAGTAAATAATAGAACGAGTAATCCAAATGAAGCCTGCTGGGGTTGCCACCAGACCAACGGGACCGAACCATCTGGTATGGGTGATCGTTACAATACACCCTATATTTGCATAGATTGTCACTTGGAAAACTCAACGGATGCCGGGATATATAGTGCACCAATTGTTGCCGAACATTTTAAGAATGGCCAGGATATCCGGGTAGTGACGGAAGCTGCGAATAATATATCATCATGCCTTGCATGTCACCAGAATATTTCAGAAATGATTTTATCCAACAATGATGCTGAAAACGGTACATTTGACACTGATGGAAATGGTATATCTGGTGGTCCAACCAATCCGTATCATTATGGTAAGATAAGAGTTGATATGAGACTGACAAACGAGACAAATTGTTCCTACTGCCACCAAAACACGAGCGAATTCGATCAAGTGTTTGACGATCTATCCCTGACTGATATTACACATGACGGTGATAAAAATTGCTATACCTGTCATAGAGAACAGGGGAATACAGATGGAAAAATTCATGATGCTTCATTATTAGGTGGAGGCGGAGGAGCATGTGTTGAATGTCACAACTATGGAGGGTCAGGGCCTGTTGTAGATATTACAGATATTGGTGGACATCTGAACCTTAATACTTCTGTTGGTGGAGATAATAATTTAACGTCTGAAGACTGTATGACATGCCATTTCAATAATGCCCATTCCGGTACAAATGTTTCCAACACGTACTACTGTACTGATTGCCATGTAGGTATTATTAATCCATACAATTCAACAATTCAATTTACCGATAAGCAACATGGAAAAGCAAGTTGTGTAGATTGTCATGTTGCAGATGGAATTTATCACCAGGATAATCCCCGTGGTTCTGTTGCCAATTCGACCTATGTGAATCGATACAATGCAGGTAGCTCTACTGTCACTAACTGTGCTGACTGCCACTATGCAAGTAACCTCGATGATGCACCATTCAATGCACCGGGTGCAGGTGAACATGTATTGACCAAAGCTGATGGTACGAGTGGAGCATGTGCAAATCCTTCCTGTCATGCGG
- a CDS encoding IS1634 family transposase: protein MKSFTRIKKIKGQEYLYEITPYYDPETKTVKQKSKYLGKNVNGTPLKIRSQTTPLISTPKKVLSYGEFLPLLKIINDLDLENILQKILPQQHVWTTLTIAMNYLIKPLASSHIKSWYEGTLLSETHPDLPLSSQSISNLFDLIGNSTAHIDFSNHLAQKISTASTLVYDITSISSYSQMMKHLEWGYNRDGLDLPQINMSLVVDKEQEIPIMYDLYPGSIVVVTTLKNTIKKLQSCGIQDYTMIINRGFFSTPNLEAMINSGLSFIMPPSTTLKSVKKTMSEVHSLILNPNNLVMYQDEPLFVMHVTINVGEFSVKGYAYYDQKREQSERHSFYKRLYELAERLKDVRLRSWMNPVNVLKEVAKKDARYITWKVNGDRFEVELKKNSVSQRVNRMGRFILLYQGDFGWEECLSLYRSKDIVEKGFDIMKNDLEVMPANVRKDTTMKGYLFICFLSLILRMRLMKMMRDAELSKRYSVGALITEIEKNKVMILPDGTQIVTEQTKRQREILEALCA from the coding sequence ATGAAATCATTTACACGCATCAAGAAAATAAAAGGCCAGGAATATCTCTACGAGATCACCCCATACTACGACCCAGAAACAAAAACCGTAAAGCAAAAAAGCAAATATCTAGGCAAAAACGTTAACGGTACCCCCCTCAAAATCAGATCACAGACAACCCCTTTAATCTCCACACCAAAAAAAGTCCTTTCATATGGTGAATTCCTTCCCCTCCTCAAGATTATCAATGACCTTGACCTTGAAAACATACTTCAAAAAATACTGCCCCAGCAGCACGTCTGGACCACTTTAACAATTGCCATGAACTATCTGATCAAACCACTTGCTTCATCACACATCAAAAGCTGGTATGAAGGTACGCTTCTATCCGAAACACATCCAGACCTTCCCCTGTCTTCGCAATCAATATCAAATCTCTTTGACCTGATTGGCAATAGCACCGCCCATATCGATTTCTCAAATCACCTTGCTCAGAAGATATCCACAGCCAGCACACTTGTTTATGATATCACATCAATATCATCATACTCGCAAATGATGAAGCATCTCGAATGGGGTTATAATCGGGATGGTCTTGATCTGCCACAAATAAATATGTCACTGGTAGTCGATAAGGAACAAGAAATACCGATCATGTACGACTTGTATCCCGGAAGCATTGTTGTTGTCACAACTTTAAAAAACACTATCAAGAAACTCCAATCCTGTGGAATTCAGGATTACACCATGATAATAAACAGAGGTTTTTTCTCGACTCCGAATCTTGAGGCAATGATAAACAGTGGACTCTCATTCATAATGCCACCTTCGACCACGTTAAAAAGTGTCAAAAAAACGATGTCTGAGGTTCATTCATTGATTTTAAATCCAAATAATCTTGTGATGTACCAGGATGAGCCTCTGTTTGTCATGCATGTGACCATTAATGTTGGTGAATTCAGTGTGAAAGGTTATGCATATTATGATCAAAAACGTGAGCAAAGCGAGCGACATTCATTCTACAAGAGATTGTACGAGCTAGCTGAGCGTCTAAAAGATGTGCGGCTCAGGTCTTGGATGAACCCTGTTAATGTTCTCAAAGAGGTCGCAAAGAAAGATGCACGATATATAACCTGGAAAGTGAATGGGGACCGGTTTGAAGTGGAATTAAAGAAGAACTCAGTCTCACAAAGAGTTAACAGGATGGGGCGTTTTATACTTCTTTACCAGGGCGATTTTGGATGGGAAGAATGTCTATCCCTGTACAGAAGTAAGGATATTGTTGAGAAGGGATTTGATATTATGAAAAATGACCTTGAAGTGATGCCTGCTAATGTGAGAAAGGATACTACAATGAAGGGATATCTGTTTATATGCTTCCTGTCGTTGATTTTGAGAATGAGATTGATGAAAATGATGAGGGATGCAGAGTTGTCAAAAAGATATTCAGTAGGGGCATTGATTACTGAGATTGAGAAGAACAAAGTGATGATATTGCCAGATGGGACTCAGATTGTGACTGAACAAACAAAGAGACAAAGGGAAATATTAGAGGCACTATGTGCCTAA
- a CDS encoding rod shape-determining protein, producing the protein MASDKKSNKAESKEKTEEKTVEKTVDKIYIGVDFGTSKIAITTSNGKSISEQNVVGYPKDAISSKFLKKEVLYGSEALKHRVALNMHRPIECGVLKTNKEDIAAAKGLLEYCLENLNLPEKAETYAILGVPAKASVLSKKILTEITKDFFTGVMVASDPFCVAYELGLLENVMIVDIGAGTTDLCRVRGTLPEPEDMTSFGKAGDYIDDALIKSITSDYTNAMVTKEMAKRWKEEFGFVGEPEKDCEVDVPVDSSTIRLSIVQEMKDACESIIPPIIEGITSLIATYDPDFRDELRNNIIISGGGSNIKNIDEYIENELSIVGGGKVSVIKEDPFAAGSKGALKLAMDMPEDYWKKLI; encoded by the coding sequence AAGTAATAAAGCCGAGAGTAAAGAAAAGACTGAAGAGAAGACAGTTGAAAAGACTGTTGACAAAATATATATCGGTGTGGATTTCGGTACATCCAAGATTGCAATAACGACCAGCAATGGTAAAAGCATTTCGGAACAGAATGTCGTCGGATACCCTAAAGACGCCATATCTTCAAAATTCTTAAAAAAGGAAGTACTCTATGGAAGCGAGGCCTTAAAGCACCGGGTTGCCCTCAATATGCACAGGCCAATTGAATGTGGTGTCCTGAAGACAAATAAGGAAGATATTGCAGCGGCAAAAGGTTTGCTTGAGTATTGTCTTGAAAACCTGAACTTACCTGAAAAAGCAGAAACCTATGCAATTTTGGGAGTCCCGGCAAAAGCAAGTGTACTAAGTAAAAAGATATTAACAGAGATCACAAAAGATTTCTTCACAGGAGTTATGGTTGCAAGTGACCCGTTCTGTGTAGCGTATGAATTGGGATTACTTGAAAATGTGATGATCGTTGATATAGGTGCCGGAACTACTGACCTTTGCAGAGTGCGGGGCACCCTTCCTGAACCCGAGGATATGACCAGTTTTGGTAAAGCCGGGGATTACATTGATGATGCTTTGATAAAATCGATAACATCTGACTATACCAATGCTATGGTAACAAAAGAGATGGCAAAAAGATGGAAAGAAGAGTTCGGTTTTGTAGGTGAGCCCGAAAAGGACTGTGAAGTAGATGTGCCTGTAGATTCATCCACGATCAGACTGTCAATTGTGCAGGAAATGAAAGATGCATGTGAATCAATTATTCCTCCAATTATTGAGGGTATAACCAGTCTTATTGCCACATATGACCCGGATTTCAGGGATGAACTGAGGAACAATATCATTATTTCCGGTGGTGGAAGTAACATAAAGAACATAGATGAATATATCGAAAATGAACTATCCATCGTTGGTGGAGGAAAAGTAAGCGTCATAAAGGAAGATCCATTTGCTGCAGGGTCAAAAGGTGCCCTGAAACTTGCCATGGATATGCCAGAAGATTACTGGAAAAAACTAATATAA